The proteins below are encoded in one region of Spirochaetota bacterium:
- a CDS encoding extracellular solute-binding protein: MFNKLIQGVRNYLGIIIIGLAFAAAAFLVYLNNHVDESNVYVSKPGDTIAAIAEAYGTTAGAICDENYPDISERFALAPGTRIKIPKGAEDKKTITISIAHWQLEPGVREGIDYMANEYRKLHPNVRVKQIAVPGQTYGQWFVTQMVGGSPADLMEIGNSVVAPLMVSYYQRYFVPMTEYANMPNPYNKGNEFERTPLRETVKDGLRACYVPELQEFMSIALTQVLVRMFYNRTLYRELTGRDTPPRDWREFLAVCEMIKRYRFLDAAAKKKMLRIDTGIADETAKPLSARSAGVLTALSNERALLLSTSPQYVPIANSQFHMGQAEWLLFNAITSKARDVIDYNHDCSISSVESYIGFRSGKIGLDYGPYRAKFAMAAAYASNSISGFTGLNRDDGVFLFVQQRAVFIPTGTFDAGMLEEQSKDNGFEIGVMDMPYARPDDPAFGQYVEGPIFDDAFSAFAFACPTPDSAPDRRKAAIDFLLFLAAKDNNIKFNAFIHWLPYINGAEGSGVLSNFKPHVNGVTSGFNLNIGGESFIKWQQCYSLYCGLASSFEKMRDDFQPFYIENGYKDYQKVISKNWRRNLLTDEKSISQLKAKAILLGGAGHTNDYWQKYRAVVSRPVTRSIELGQERSLMQRVAGGEPPASAYEYGASAKKRLGL; encoded by the coding sequence ATGTTCAATAAACTGATACAGGGTGTCCGTAATTATCTTGGGATCATCATCATCGGGCTTGCATTCGCCGCTGCGGCGTTCCTTGTATATTTGAACAACCATGTTGATGAAAGCAACGTGTACGTATCAAAGCCCGGGGATACTATCGCCGCAATTGCCGAGGCATATGGAACGACCGCAGGTGCTATCTGCGATGAGAATTACCCCGATATCTCGGAGCGCTTTGCACTCGCTCCCGGGACAAGGATAAAGATACCGAAAGGGGCGGAAGATAAGAAGACGATAACCATTTCAATCGCGCATTGGCAGCTTGAGCCCGGCGTGCGCGAGGGCATCGATTATATGGCGAATGAATACCGCAAGCTTCATCCGAACGTACGCGTCAAGCAGATCGCCGTACCGGGGCAGACGTACGGTCAGTGGTTCGTTACGCAGATGGTCGGCGGATCGCCTGCGGACCTCATGGAGATAGGGAATTCGGTGGTGGCGCCGCTCATGGTCTCCTATTATCAGCGATACTTCGTCCCAATGACAGAATACGCGAACATGCCGAATCCCTATAACAAGGGGAATGAATTCGAACGTACGCCGCTCCGCGAAACGGTAAAGGATGGGCTGCGCGCCTGTTATGTACCGGAGCTTCAGGAGTTCATGAGCATTGCGCTCACGCAGGTGCTCGTGCGCATGTTCTACAACCGGACGCTCTACCGGGAATTGACCGGGCGCGATACGCCGCCGCGCGACTGGCGCGAATTCCTTGCCGTGTGCGAGATGATCAAGCGCTATAGGTTCCTCGATGCGGCCGCGAAGAAAAAAATGCTTCGCATCGATACGGGCATCGCCGATGAAACGGCAAAACCGCTGTCCGCACGGTCTGCCGGCGTATTGACCGCTCTCTCGAATGAACGTGCGCTGCTGCTCAGCACGTCGCCGCAGTATGTGCCGATAGCGAATTCACAATTCCATATGGGGCAGGCGGAATGGCTTTTGTTCAACGCCATCACAAGCAAGGCGCGTGATGTCATCGATTATAATCACGATTGCTCCATAAGCAGCGTCGAATCGTATATCGGATTTCGCAGCGGGAAGATAGGTCTTGACTACGGACCGTATCGCGCGAAATTCGCGATGGCCGCTGCGTACGCGAGCAACAGCATATCCGGTTTTACCGGGCTCAATAGGGACGATGGCGTATTCCTCTTCGTGCAGCAGCGCGCGGTATTCATCCCGACGGGCACGTTCGATGCCGGCATGCTTGAAGAGCAGTCCAAGGATAATGGATTTGAGATCGGTGTCATGGATATGCCCTATGCGCGGCCGGACGATCCTGCATTCGGGCAGTATGTCGAGGGGCCGATTTTTGACGATGCGTTCTCGGCATTCGCATTCGCCTGTCCGACGCCGGACAGCGCTCCCGATCGGAGGAAGGCAGCGATCGATTTCCTCCTGTTCCTTGCGGCGAAGGATAATAACATCAAGTTCAACGCGTTCATACATTGGCTGCCGTATATCAACGGCGCCGAGGGCAGCGGGGTTCTCAGTAATTTCAAGCCGCATGTGAACGGCGTGACATCGGGCTTCAATCTGAATATCGGCGGGGAATCGTTCATCAAATGGCAGCAGTGCTACTCCCTCTATTGCGGGCTGGCAAGTTCCTTTGAGAAAATGCGGGATGATTTCCAGCCGTTCTATATCGAGAACGGATATAAGGATTATCAGAAGGTCATCAGCAAGAACTGGCGGAGAAATCTTCTCACGGACGAGAAAAGCATTTCTCAGCTCAAGGCGAAAGCTATACTTCTGGGAGGGGCCGGGCACACGAACGATTATTGGCAGAAATACCGCGCTGTCGTGTCGCGCCCTGTCACCAGGAGCATTGAGCTCGGGCAGGAGCGCTCCCTTATGCAGCGGGTCGCCGGCGGCGAACCGCCTGCGAGTGCGTATGAATACGGCGCGTCTGCGAAAAAACGGCTCGGGCTGTAA
- a CDS encoding tetratricopeptide repeat protein — MNYLVTRIMFSAVILFVGTAMAAEFDDAVKEGYQFLSAKQYEKAAAAFRRGYALANGDAFKLAGILFAEGVALFRAEKTALAEEVLQKSLTLRPDDPQTLYYLGYCRFKQNDLETALLLMKKSFERSKKSVDRFMAIKTICSFYAFYNRQADAISELEVVDSDAFTAQERLDARSMQLEYLGLMKDIPHPDNEMRRPRVRMRDYGSKSIRVTELPGRLCSHVQ; from the coding sequence ATGAATTACCTGGTAACGCGGATCATGTTTTCAGCGGTGATCCTGTTCGTCGGCACTGCGATGGCCGCTGAATTCGATGACGCTGTCAAAGAAGGATATCAGTTCCTTTCGGCGAAGCAGTATGAAAAAGCCGCTGCGGCGTTCCGTCGCGGATATGCACTGGCGAATGGTGATGCATTCAAGCTGGCGGGGATTCTGTTCGCCGAGGGCGTAGCGCTCTTTCGCGCAGAAAAGACAGCGCTTGCCGAAGAGGTCTTGCAGAAGTCATTGACGTTGCGGCCTGACGATCCGCAGACACTTTACTATCTCGGTTACTGCCGCTTTAAGCAGAACGATCTCGAAACGGCGCTTCTACTCATGAAGAAGTCCTTTGAGCGGTCGAAAAAGAGCGTTGACAGATTCATGGCCATCAAAACGATATGTTCGTTCTATGCGTTCTATAACAGACAGGCCGATGCGATATCCGAACTGGAGGTCGTCGACTCCGATGCGTTTACCGCGCAGGAGCGATTGGATGCGAGGAGCATGCAGCTTGAGTATCTTGGTTTAATGAAGGATATTCCGCACCCGGACAATGAAATGCGGCGGCCGAGAGTAAGGATGAGAGATTATGGAAGCAAAAGTATACGGGTAACGGAATTGCCGGGGAGGCTATGCAGCCATGTTCAATAA
- a CDS encoding glycosyl hydrolase family 28-related protein, producing the protein MERSCKWENGRTGARLFFMCIIACASLPAANFKPVFSGSTLVVAAAVATEAPYNADATGKTDASSAIQKALEAAANSGGGTVFLPAGRYRIEKSIAMPAAVTLCGEWKRPEPGDPLSGTVLLAYADKGNASGPALLSPPKLGHANVFNMTIYYPEQNPASPVAYPFSIDGNVAYIHNITLVNSYQGIMMSGFSGSSVANICGTALYRGIILRSSTELCTCYNVRIKSDYWTKLPEAKMSDADAAQVRSFMGKELIGVQVGKVDGLSFYNGDLEEAKYPVIVKMEDSEQKAMVTARSRYGFGGGIGKVRGRRTDIEGGWYFGTHYFDLDNYPELSDKRYAFAVQRTPAKSGAASVYQASDYGVAADGKTGESAALQKALNAVASAGGGTLLLPRGTVRLNAPIDIPAGVELRGGYLGAPVRSWYMKVSSLIIDFDADTKDSENARAAITMKERSGLRGVNICHERNLWETNSTGGLVIHPYPYAVRGAGKGIYIYDVIVPNAYNGIDLGASRCDDAHIVGLWGTMYRCGIRVGGGSENVVLENISIDIGPLTQEYRLMTQFPKPAYPAGADKRRVQQAYLSEHAISYVFGDCRDLTTFHLSGFAPHRFMEFIDQGKGGCQDGKFWSTEFDVPAVESVRFRTAGANTFYGIFATGGGNGYSLWAEFDDTFTGSVDVYGLNQQLTFNNHAVSVGPERLRLHLEHSLTTGRPVTASTFKEGSAQLNSDYSSGIYSTTGFGPENALDGDTRTMWQSKEGAGPHLLTVELAAPALVTRWRTHNAGTHMTRFRNTTQAELYGSADGKEYFKIAEFTNNTKDWVDIPVQCDTPVRYVQLKVIKGVDWESIYNTASIAAFDVFGVPAE; encoded by the coding sequence ATGGAACGATCATGCAAATGGGAAAACGGACGCACGGGAGCACGGCTCTTCTTTATGTGCATTATCGCATGTGCGTCACTGCCGGCGGCGAATTTCAAACCTGTATTCAGCGGGAGTACACTGGTCGTCGCTGCGGCCGTCGCTACCGAAGCTCCGTACAATGCGGACGCTACCGGCAAGACCGATGCATCTTCCGCGATACAAAAGGCGCTTGAGGCTGCGGCGAACAGCGGCGGGGGAACGGTATTCCTTCCCGCGGGGCGGTATCGTATCGAAAAGTCCATCGCAATGCCCGCTGCCGTTACGCTCTGCGGTGAATGGAAAAGACCGGAGCCGGGTGATCCGCTTTCCGGTACGGTTTTGCTTGCCTATGCCGATAAAGGCAATGCGTCGGGCCCGGCGCTCCTGTCACCGCCGAAGCTCGGGCATGCGAATGTCTTCAATATGACGATATACTATCCGGAGCAGAACCCGGCATCACCGGTCGCATATCCATTCTCTATCGACGGTAATGTGGCATACATCCACAACATTACGCTGGTCAACAGCTATCAGGGGATAATGATGAGCGGCTTCAGCGGTTCGAGCGTAGCGAACATTTGCGGCACCGCGCTCTACCGGGGTATTATCCTTCGAAGTTCCACTGAGCTCTGCACCTGCTATAATGTCAGGATAAAGAGCGACTATTGGACGAAACTCCCGGAAGCAAAAATGAGCGATGCCGATGCGGCCCAGGTGCGCTCATTCATGGGAAAGGAACTCATCGGGGTGCAGGTGGGCAAGGTCGACGGCCTTTCGTTCTACAACGGTGATCTTGAGGAGGCGAAGTATCCTGTCATCGTGAAGATGGAGGATTCCGAGCAGAAGGCGATGGTGACGGCCCGAAGCCGGTATGGGTTCGGCGGCGGCATCGGCAAGGTGCGCGGCAGACGAACGGATATCGAGGGCGGATGGTATTTCGGTACGCATTACTTCGATCTCGATAATTATCCAGAGCTTTCTGATAAACGCTATGCGTTCGCGGTGCAGCGTACACCGGCGAAGAGCGGAGCGGCATCCGTGTATCAGGCGTCCGACTACGGCGTTGCCGCCGATGGAAAGACCGGTGAAAGCGCTGCGCTGCAGAAAGCCTTGAACGCGGTGGCTTCTGCGGGCGGAGGGACACTTCTTCTGCCGCGGGGCACTGTACGGCTGAACGCGCCGATCGATATTCCCGCCGGGGTTGAACTGCGCGGGGGATATCTCGGCGCCCCCGTACGCTCGTGGTACATGAAAGTAAGCTCGCTCATCATCGACTTCGACGCGGATACGAAGGACAGCGAGAACGCACGGGCGGCGATAACGATGAAAGAGCGTTCGGGACTGCGCGGCGTCAATATCTGTCATGAGAGAAATCTCTGGGAAACGAACAGCACCGGCGGTCTCGTCATTCATCCGTATCCGTACGCGGTGCGCGGGGCGGGCAAAGGGATATATATCTATGATGTGATAGTGCCCAATGCGTACAACGGCATAGACCTCGGTGCATCCCGATGCGATGATGCGCATATCGTCGGGCTCTGGGGTACGATGTACCGCTGCGGCATACGCGTCGGCGGCGGATCGGAGAATGTGGTGCTTGAGAACATCAGCATCGATATCGGACCGCTTACGCAGGAATACAGACTGATGACACAATTCCCGAAACCTGCGTATCCCGCAGGGGCGGATAAGCGCAGAGTACAGCAGGCATATCTGTCAGAGCATGCGATCAGTTATGTATTCGGTGACTGCCGGGACCTGACGACATTCCATCTGTCGGGTTTCGCGCCGCATCGCTTCATGGAATTCATCGATCAGGGCAAAGGCGGATGTCAGGACGGGAAATTCTGGAGCACTGAATTCGATGTGCCCGCTGTGGAATCCGTCCGCTTCCGTACCGCGGGTGCGAATACGTTCTACGGGATATTCGCCACCGGCGGCGGCAACGGCTACTCGCTTTGGGCGGAATTCGATGATACGTTCACCGGCAGTGTCGATGTATACGGCCTCAATCAGCAGCTGACGTTCAACAACCATGCGGTAAGCGTCGGCCCGGAGAGATTGCGGCTGCATCTTGAACACTCTCTCACCACGGGCAGGCCGGTGACGGCGAGCACCTTCAAGGAAGGATCGGCGCAGTTGAACAGCGATTACAGCAGCGGCATATATTCGACGACCGGTTTCGGCCCCGAGAACGCGCTTGACGGGGATACGCGGACCATGTGGCAGAGCAAGGAGGGGGCGGGGCCGCATCTCCTCACCGTGGAATTGGCAGCGCCCGCGCTTGTAACGCGCTGGCGAACACATAATGCCGGTACGCATATGACGCGGTTTCGCAATACAACGCAGGCGGAGCTCTACGGCAGTGCGGACGGGAAAGAATATTTCAAGATCGCCGAGTTCACGAACAATACGAAGGATTGGGTGGATATTCCCGTGCAATGCGATACGCCGGTGCGTTACGTGCAGCTTAAGGTGATCAAAGGTGTCGATTGGGAATCGATATACAACACGGCATCCATTGCGGCGTTCGATGTGTTCGGTGTGCCTGCGGAGTGA
- a CDS encoding right-handed parallel beta-helix repeat-containing protein, producing MSTKYDAAAFVCPSCHPDPRMRTFRSMGLGEWEMSMNVLGIARKAAAVLFAAAVVFPASFHVDAFGAKPDGNTDCAPAVYKAVAAAAANNGAVIEFCAGIYQVMPPDTNQIAALDFSGIANITFRGKGTNTVIRVARPPYGGFRFSRCMNIAVEDIAVDHDIVPFTQGTISAADAAAGTFDLAVDEGYPAPDAPFFADAKSSFGVKVIDGVFYDLIVHRMKSVMAMGAPVFRFTVKDHAALTKAGLAAGDRYAHSYRWYVQSAIGAWDCTNISVRDVAIYACPATTTTWANTKDVAIRGMTVMRRPGSGRIMSSCADGIHSFGVRGTFLIERCHFEGMLDDSINIHCRAATVWSNISPTRFTVNNAGTFRCYPGDRIQIFDPAVGRIRAETTVVAVDAQHPYLHTITVASPVEGLVAGRSTREADNVYNLDASGGQVIIRSNFFGRHRGRSILVKSDAIITDNVFENIDGLAIAVIKESEYSEGPVPHDIRIERNVFRGVHGLGANAQPSIRSMISSVKGMSLHRDIRNIVIAGNTYADPRVGGIDIRNASGVSIVSNMFSMNAGGHPFPLPTVLLMQSSLVRIESLFVYDMSSNAAAAVRIHSTVDAGDAGVIIRGLNVRLPEGVAPVDDGRAVK from the coding sequence ATGAGCACAAAGTATGATGCAGCAGCGTTCGTGTGTCCGTCCTGTCATCCCGATCCGCGGATGAGGACTTTCCGGTCCATGGGTCTCGGCGAATGGGAAATGTCGATGAACGTTCTTGGGATAGCGAGAAAAGCGGCGGCGGTTCTCTTCGCAGCGGCGGTCGTATTCCCTGCGTCTTTTCATGTCGATGCTTTCGGTGCGAAGCCGGACGGGAATACCGACTGTGCGCCTGCTGTGTATAAAGCAGTGGCCGCTGCGGCCGCGAACAATGGCGCGGTGATCGAGTTTTGCGCCGGTATCTATCAGGTGATGCCGCCGGACACGAATCAGATCGCCGCACTCGATTTCAGCGGTATCGCCAACATCACGTTCCGCGGCAAAGGCACGAATACGGTGATACGCGTCGCGCGTCCGCCGTACGGCGGTTTTCGGTTCAGCAGATGCATGAATATCGCGGTAGAAGATATTGCCGTCGATCACGACATCGTGCCGTTCACGCAGGGGACGATCTCCGCGGCCGATGCTGCAGCCGGTACGTTCGATCTTGCCGTGGATGAGGGGTATCCTGCACCTGATGCCCCGTTCTTTGCCGACGCCAAAAGTTCATTCGGCGTGAAGGTGATCGACGGGGTGTTCTATGATCTTATCGTACACCGTATGAAGTCGGTGATGGCGATGGGTGCACCGGTTTTCCGGTTTACCGTAAAGGACCATGCTGCGCTGACGAAGGCGGGGCTTGCCGCCGGCGACCGATATGCGCACAGTTATCGGTGGTATGTTCAGAGCGCCATCGGGGCGTGGGACTGTACGAACATATCCGTGCGTGATGTTGCGATATATGCATGTCCCGCAACGACGACTACATGGGCGAATACGAAGGATGTGGCGATACGCGGCATGACGGTAATGCGCAGGCCCGGGAGCGGGCGTATCATGTCATCCTGTGCGGACGGAATTCATTCCTTCGGTGTGCGCGGGACATTCCTCATCGAGCGCTGTCACTTTGAGGGGATGCTCGATGATTCGATCAATATTCACTGCCGGGCAGCTACCGTGTGGAGCAACATATCGCCGACACGGTTCACCGTGAACAATGCGGGCACATTCCGCTGCTATCCGGGCGACCGCATACAGATATTCGATCCGGCTGTGGGACGCATACGAGCTGAAACGACCGTTGTTGCCGTTGATGCGCAGCATCCGTACCTGCACACGATCACGGTTGCGTCACCGGTCGAAGGCCTTGTCGCCGGGCGGTCGACGCGTGAGGCGGACAATGTGTACAATCTCGATGCAAGCGGCGGGCAGGTTATAATTCGGAGCAATTTCTTCGGGCGTCACCGCGGGCGCAGTATACTGGTGAAAAGCGATGCGATCATCACGGATAATGTGTTTGAGAACATCGATGGACTTGCGATCGCGGTCATAAAAGAATCGGAATATTCTGAGGGGCCGGTGCCGCATGATATACGCATCGAGCGCAATGTGTTCCGCGGCGTGCACGGCCTCGGCGCGAATGCTCAGCCGTCAATACGATCCATGATCAGTTCGGTGAAGGGCATGTCGCTCCATCGGGATATCAGGAATATCGTCATCGCAGGGAATACGTATGCCGATCCCCGTGTCGGCGGAATTGATATCCGGAATGCTTCGGGCGTATCGATAGTGTCGAATATGTTCAGCATGAACGCGGGGGGACATCCGTTTCCGCTGCCGACGGTACTGCTCATGCAGAGCAGCCTTGTCCGCATCGAGTCTCTTTTCGTGTACGATATGAGCTCGAATGCCGCTGCTGCGGTTCGGATCCATTCGACGGTCGATGCCGGTGATGCCGGAGTCATCATCCGAGGACTCAATGTACGGCTTCCAGAAGGGGTCGCGCCGGTGGACGACGGGCGGGCGGTGAAGTGA
- a CDS encoding aldose 1-epimerase: protein MRNCFLITASSLLLGARIILGSASDVVFSSAVTKDGTTAWHIVELSTDDRRRPSNSMKVKICPEGGGNMFFFSVGGTELILGPEALSDLKKKQVGTLILYPTPNRVRDSNYVFQGEKHTMSFSGETRSHALHGLVWDDAWRFEEPRLGTNSISCRIWYALDRNDPRFPAFPYANTLVVQYTLLADRVRISYEVENRDGRDMGFGFGVHPFWKIIGDTDKVFIRVPLPYHMESSNYLPTGRLTMVGSNAAWDLTEFRPLSTLRLDDVFFGATPMSRVAIDYRTIGRVLHLRASADLTHVVVWTTRRYFCIENQTCSIDAHNLYDRGHVKESHLQIVRPGGKAGGYVDYIPE from the coding sequence ATGAGGAACTGTTTTCTGATCACCGCATCTTCATTGCTCCTTGGCGCTCGCATTATTCTCGGGTCCGCATCGGATGTTGTATTCAGTTCCGCGGTCACAAAAGATGGTACTACGGCATGGCACATTGTTGAACTGAGCACGGATGACAGGCGTCGACCCTCGAACAGTATGAAGGTGAAGATCTGTCCTGAGGGCGGCGGGAATATGTTCTTTTTTTCCGTCGGGGGCACAGAACTCATTCTCGGACCGGAAGCATTATCGGATCTTAAGAAAAAACAGGTCGGCACTCTCATTCTCTACCCGACACCGAACAGGGTAAGGGACAGCAATTATGTTTTTCAGGGTGAAAAGCATACCATGTCATTTTCCGGGGAAACGCGATCACACGCGCTGCATGGCCTGGTCTGGGACGATGCCTGGAGATTCGAAGAGCCTCGGCTTGGCACGAACTCGATATCATGCAGGATCTGGTATGCTCTTGATCGAAATGATCCCCGATTTCCGGCTTTCCCCTATGCAAACACCCTCGTCGTTCAATATACATTACTGGCAGATAGAGTACGGATAAGCTATGAGGTCGAGAATCGCGACGGAAGGGATATGGGATTCGGGTTCGGTGTACATCCATTCTGGAAGATCATCGGCGACACTGATAAGGTTTTCATCCGCGTGCCGCTGCCGTACCATATGGAATCATCGAATTATCTGCCTACGGGAAGGCTTACCATGGTTGGCTCGAATGCGGCATGGGACCTGACGGAATTTCGGCCGCTCTCGACCCTGCGATTGGATGATGTTTTTTTCGGGGCGACACCGATGAGTCGTGTCGCGATCGACTACCGCACCATCGGACGTGTGCTGCACCTTCGTGCGAGCGCCGATCTCACGCATGTGGTGGTGTGGACCACGCGAAGATATTTCTGCATCGAGAACCAAACCTGTTCCATCGACGCGCATAACCTCTATGACCGGGGACACGTCAAAGAATCGCATCTGCAGATAGTGAGACCCGGAGGGAAAGCTGGCGGCTATGTCGACTATATCCCGGAATAA
- a CDS encoding GntR family transcriptional regulator translates to MNPRYDKIALTIKRKIARGALSANGRLPSRNELLRMVGGSKSTLQKGMSLLKAEGFIRSRGRNGTFVTATPPNISNIPVILQEYDGTAASNRYFASITDNIRDIERVSGKKTPLFRIQNVKGKKDDFGKLQMLANSFRIQGAIFASYPEGDWMLEPLMRNNIPTVAFTEPGQWPGLYTVWGDYDDLIEKSLAFLRSKGCGRVGMLNSTRLPMKYIDHFYARCSHHSLKTGPQWVHGVSTDRYGRQWIANLLALMFRNAEKPDAVLVTDENITPFVADAITGTNVTAVSQSSLPKKSTHNDSASIRYIGFDVIDIMSECIHSVVSAIPGTCTHRTIAAKWADEMSSVK, encoded by the coding sequence ATGAACCCTCGCTATGACAAGATAGCCTTGACCATAAAAAGGAAGATAGCCCGCGGGGCGTTGTCGGCGAACGGCAGATTGCCGAGCCGAAACGAACTTCTGCGCATGGTCGGCGGGAGCAAGAGCACGCTGCAGAAGGGGATGTCGCTCCTCAAAGCGGAGGGATTCATCCGTTCCCGCGGGCGCAACGGCACGTTCGTTACGGCAACCCCCCCCAATATATCCAACATCCCCGTCATTCTTCAGGAATATGATGGTACGGCAGCATCGAACAGATACTTCGCATCGATCACCGATAATATCCGTGACATAGAACGCGTGTCCGGAAAAAAAACACCGCTCTTCCGTATTCAGAATGTGAAAGGAAAAAAGGACGATTTCGGCAAACTTCAGATGCTCGCGAATTCTTTCCGCATACAGGGGGCGATATTCGCATCGTATCCGGAGGGCGATTGGATGCTGGAACCGCTCATGCGCAATAATATACCGACGGTCGCATTTACCGAGCCCGGTCAATGGCCGGGTCTCTATACCGTCTGGGGCGACTATGATGACCTTATCGAAAAGTCGCTTGCATTTCTTCGATCGAAGGGATGCGGACGGGTGGGGATGCTCAACAGCACCCGGTTGCCGATGAAGTATATCGATCATTTCTATGCGAGATGTTCGCATCATTCATTAAAAACCGGCCCGCAATGGGTACACGGAGTATCGACAGACCGATATGGCCGGCAGTGGATAGCGAATCTGCTTGCGCTCATGTTCAGGAATGCAGAAAAGCCGGATGCCGTGCTCGTAACCGATGAAAATATCACGCCGTTCGTCGCCGACGCGATCACCGGTACGAACGTTACCGCAGTGTCGCAAAGTTCGCTGCCGAAGAAGAGTACGCATAATGATAGCGCATCGATACGGTATATCGGTTTCGATGTTATCGATATCATGTCGGAATGCATACATTCGGTCGTATCGGCCATCCCTGGCACCTGCACGCATCGAACGATAGCGGCGAAGTGGGCGGACGAGATGAGTTCGGTAAAATAA
- a CDS encoding cellulase family glycosylhydrolase — translation MKRWSCEKANAWYRRKRMPIGCNFIPSTAVNDIAMWQADTFDRAAIDRELGWAADLGMNSIRIFLNYVVWEQDAAWCKHALKEFLEISQGHGLSVVPTLFDDCNFAGREAKAGLQPVPVPGVHNSGWVSSPPLRMIADESVWDPLRSYVSDMIRTFSTDERIIFWDLYNEPGHWQGERSLPLLKSTFEWARAAAPEQPLTAGTWSDNEVFNAFQYEASDIITFHNYHDAAVLARQITERKEHGRPVICTEWMRRGVSDIETCLPVFMDMNVGCYMWGLVAGKTQTIFPWGSPQGAEEPAVWFHDLLRNDGTPFNEREAFLFRTISGKIG, via the coding sequence ATGAAAAGATGGTCGTGCGAGAAAGCGAATGCATGGTATCGCAGAAAACGCATGCCGATTGGGTGTAATTTCATCCCAAGTACCGCGGTCAATGATATTGCCATGTGGCAAGCGGACACATTCGACCGGGCGGCGATAGACCGAGAACTCGGATGGGCGGCCGATCTCGGGATGAATTCGATCAGGATATTCCTGAACTACGTTGTATGGGAACAGGATGCGGCCTGGTGTAAGCATGCATTGAAAGAGTTCCTTGAGATATCGCAGGGACATGGTCTGTCCGTTGTTCCGACATTGTTCGACGACTGTAATTTTGCGGGGCGTGAAGCGAAGGCGGGTCTGCAGCCGGTGCCGGTGCCGGGTGTGCATAACAGCGGGTGGGTGTCCAGCCCGCCGCTGCGTATGATCGCAGACGAAAGCGTCTGGGATCCTTTAAGATCGTATGTCAGTGATATGATACGGACGTTCAGTACGGATGAACGTATTATATTCTGGGACCTATACAATGAGCCGGGGCATTGGCAGGGAGAACGCTCACTTCCGCTGCTGAAAAGCACATTCGAATGGGCGCGGGCAGCCGCACCGGAACAGCCGCTCACCGCCGGAACATGGTCTGATAATGAAGTTTTCAATGCATTCCAGTACGAGGCATCGGACATCATCACGTTCCATAATTATCACGATGCGGCAGTTCTCGCACGCCAAATCACCGAGCGTAAAGAACACGGACGGCCGGTGATTTGCACTGAATGGATGCGGCGCGGCGTGAGCGACATTGAGACCTGTCTGCCGGTGTTCATGGATATGAACGTCGGCTGCTATATGTGGGGACTTGTCGCCGGGAAAACACAGACGATATTTCCCTGGGGATCACCGCAGGGCGCGGAAGAACCGGCAGTATGGTTCCATGATCTTCTGAGAAATGACGGAACACCGTTCAATGAGCGGGAGGCATTCCTTTTTCGAACTATCAGCGGAAAGATCGGCTGA